The following coding sequences lie in one Sphingomonas sp. M1-B02 genomic window:
- a CDS encoding gluconokinase: MGVSGCGKSTLGALLADALQCRFLEGDDYHSNAAIEKMRGGEPLDDADRWPWIDRLGDATSRAVAEKGVAVTACSALRRSYRDRLRATIRYPVRLILLENSRQRLIERLSTRSGHFMPLGLLDSQLATLERPLADEDALRLVSEEPAMRLRDRALAELPRPQRPE; the protein is encoded by the coding sequence ATGGGCGTGAGCGGATGCGGCAAATCGACGCTGGGCGCACTCCTCGCGGACGCGCTGCAGTGCCGATTCCTCGAGGGTGACGACTATCATTCGAACGCGGCGATCGAGAAGATGCGCGGCGGAGAGCCGCTAGACGACGCGGACCGCTGGCCCTGGATCGATCGGCTCGGCGACGCGACATCGCGCGCCGTTGCCGAAAAAGGCGTCGCGGTTACCGCCTGCTCGGCGCTGCGCCGCAGCTACCGCGATCGCCTGCGCGCGACGATCCGCTATCCAGTGCGCCTGATTCTGCTGGAGAATAGCCGCCAGCGCCTGATCGAGCGCCTGTCCACGCGCAGCGGGCATTTCATGCCGCTCGGACTGCTCGACAGCCAGCTCGCCACACTCGAGCGACCGCTTGCCGACGAGGATGCGCTCCGCCTCGTCAGCGAGGAGCCGGCCATGCGGTTGCGCGATCGCGCGCTTGCGGAACTGCCTCGGCCCCAGCGCCCTGAATAA
- a CDS encoding helix-turn-helix domain-containing protein: MLGATDLHGDLGRPEFGTPDISPPLPHLTPTQLEVLRCVRCGLLNKQIAYQLGIAEATVKVHMTAVMRKLNVRNRTQAAIAAGQLQLVA; this comes from the coding sequence ATGCTCGGCGCGACCGATTTGCATGGCGATCTCGGCCGTCCGGAGTTTGGAACTCCGGACATTTCTCCACCCTTGCCGCACCTCACCCCGACCCAGCTCGAAGTGTTGCGCTGCGTGCGGTGCGGCCTGCTGAACAAGCAGATCGCCTATCAACTCGGCATAGCCGAAGCGACGGTGAAGGTTCACATGACCGCCGTGATGCGCAAGCTGAACGTCCGCAATCGCACGCAGGCCGCGATCGCGGCCGGGCAACTCCAGCTGGTCGCCTGA
- a CDS encoding MFS transporter, with protein MPLLCLMYLIAYIDRQNVAYAKLEMVGALGLSEAAYGLGASLFFLGYFLFEAPANMILAKVGARLWFARIMGTWGVITLALGFTQDATMFYVLRFLLGVAEAGFFPGVLYILTLWYPQARRAQMVGWFMIASAVANAVGSLIGGALLELGGVGGLAGWQWVFLATGAPAVLLVPVVLWALPSTPQDARFLSAADKAWLAAQLASEPKQALEGSAWRALLDPRVLLLAALYFGMPLGAYGLSYWLPTIVKGFGASNLQNGVINVIPWICVAIALWAVPRHAARYGATRWHIVAPMLIAAAALLGSVVLPGAAVKFACLCLAAAAVFAGQPMFWSVPQRLLTGAHAAAGLAVINSVGNLGGFVAQNAVPAIRDATGSNLAPMALLSAALALSALGFFLLLPTITNRDRGVVA; from the coding sequence ATGCCCCTGCTCTGCCTGATGTATCTGATCGCCTATATCGATCGGCAGAACGTCGCCTATGCCAAGCTCGAGATGGTGGGTGCGCTGGGCCTTTCCGAGGCGGCCTATGGCCTTGGCGCCAGCCTGTTCTTCCTCGGCTATTTCCTTTTCGAGGCGCCGGCGAACATGATCCTGGCGAAGGTCGGCGCGCGGCTCTGGTTCGCGCGCATCATGGGCACCTGGGGGGTGATCACACTCGCGCTCGGCTTCACCCAGGACGCGACGATGTTCTATGTGCTGCGCTTCCTCCTGGGGGTCGCGGAAGCGGGCTTCTTCCCGGGCGTGCTCTACATTCTCACCTTGTGGTACCCTCAGGCGCGGCGTGCGCAGATGGTGGGCTGGTTCATGATCGCGAGCGCCGTGGCCAATGCGGTCGGCTCTTTGATTGGTGGCGCCTTGCTGGAGCTGGGTGGGGTTGGCGGCCTCGCCGGCTGGCAATGGGTGTTCCTGGCAACCGGTGCCCCGGCGGTCCTGCTGGTCCCCGTCGTCCTGTGGGCCCTGCCCAGCACGCCGCAGGACGCACGCTTTCTCAGCGCCGCCGACAAAGCCTGGCTCGCGGCGCAGCTCGCATCGGAGCCCAAGCAGGCGCTGGAAGGCTCGGCGTGGCGCGCGCTCCTCGATCCGCGCGTCCTGCTGCTCGCGGCACTCTATTTCGGGATGCCGCTCGGCGCCTACGGGCTGAGCTATTGGCTGCCGACGATCGTCAAGGGCTTCGGCGCTTCGAACTTGCAGAATGGAGTCATCAACGTGATCCCCTGGATCTGCGTCGCGATCGCGCTATGGGCGGTGCCGCGCCACGCCGCACGCTATGGCGCCACCCGCTGGCATATCGTGGCACCGATGCTCATCGCCGCGGCGGCGCTGCTCGGGAGCGTGGTGTTGCCGGGGGCCGCGGTGAAGTTCGCCTGCCTCTGCCTGGCGGCCGCCGCCGTTTTCGCGGGCCAGCCGATGTTCTGGAGCGTTCCGCAGCGGCTGCTGACCGGCGCGCACGCCGCCGCAGGCCTCGCGGTGATCAACTCGGTCGGAAATCTGGGTGGCTTCGTCGCGCAAAACGCCGTTCCAGCGATCCGCGACGCCACGGGAAGCAATCTGGCGCCGATGGCCCTGCTGTCGGCCGCGCTGGCACTGTCCGCGCTCGGCTTCTTCCTGCTTCTTCCGACAATCACCAACCGCGATCGTGGGGTCGTCGCCTAG
- a CDS encoding PilZ domain-containing protein codes for MQSETRNSYEPEPTRPSPAMADERRSSNRVQTVFRVARVVTNTDQGLARVQNISDEGVRLRVHLPVLLGDTLALELAEGISINGDVVWSDGLDCGLRLQKEVDSAALLTRLAAQAREAASRPLRLPIITPALTRSAAGTRVVEIADISQRGMKLKHDGSFSEGLGVKITLPSGKERRGIVRWSHEMIAGVMLLEPFSVEDLGSASSL; via the coding sequence ATGCAGAGCGAGACGCGGAACAGCTACGAACCGGAACCAACTCGGCCATCGCCCGCGATGGCCGACGAACGGCGCTCCTCAAATCGGGTGCAGACCGTTTTTCGCGTGGCCCGGGTCGTGACCAACACCGATCAGGGACTGGCGCGGGTTCAGAATATCTCTGACGAGGGCGTGCGCCTGCGGGTGCATCTGCCGGTTCTCCTGGGAGACACGCTGGCACTCGAACTGGCCGAAGGAATATCGATCAACGGCGACGTCGTGTGGTCGGACGGGCTGGATTGCGGACTGCGCCTGCAGAAGGAAGTCGACAGCGCGGCGCTTCTCACACGGCTCGCGGCCCAGGCCCGAGAGGCGGCCTCGCGCCCGCTCAGGCTACCGATCATCACTCCAGCGCTGACTCGCAGCGCGGCCGGGACACGGGTTGTGGAGATCGCGGACATCTCGCAGCGCGGAATGAAGCTCAAGCATGACGGCAGCTTCTCCGAAGGGCTGGGGGTCAAGATTACGCTACCTTCGGGGAAGGAACGGCGCGGCATCGTGCGCTGGTCGCACGAGATGATCGCCGGCGTCATGTTGCTGGAGCCGTTCAGTGTCGAGGATCTGGGATCGGCGAGCAGCCTCTAG
- a CDS encoding ATP-binding protein has translation MAFDHLRSLRLRALAVKRPEASVAATWNEEYLQKKLASLTYVHFETELCTKQSFRTCDGYFVLRTVAMNISHKQLRAEQEINAFKEALGPFVVAAETARMAFVFTNALEIGHPIIFANDSFLNLVGYKRYEVIGEPFDFLMKATSDPDARAAVRDRFVQSLDTLDVEFRRADGCLLWLALSFNPVHDQRGDVVQHCVSFVDLSAQMKRMRRERMALHILYEHTPGFIALTEGPDHRFTFANAAYHRLVGARDLIGRPVEEVFPELKGQEIFMQLDAVYRTGESFSGAAMPIRLLREPGAEPETRYLDFICQPVRELDGQIAGMFWEGHDVTEQMRGAEQIEVLQAKLIHLARVSAMGTMAGTLAHELMQPLAAISNYASACDQRNRLEGGSEKLSQDLVEIGESARRGGEIIRRLRDMTMRRRARREQFDLKQAVRESLRLVRAGTGAGITIEDRSRPHIILEADRIQVQQVLMNLIRNACEAVAAFSGRVRVTTCVREGEVIISVTDSGKGVSPKASKTLFTWAESSKPRGMGMGLSICRTIVEAHGGKLWLGDSRGEGARFSFSLPVHASSGRATRQGREALVEGPPRSAADPMSGGAILRKRSAA, from the coding sequence ATGGCGTTCGATCATCTGCGCTCCTTACGCCTGCGCGCTCTCGCTGTGAAGCGCCCAGAGGCGAGTGTCGCCGCTACTTGGAACGAAGAATACTTACAAAAAAAGCTCGCTAGCTTGACCTATGTGCACTTCGAAACCGAATTATGCACTAAACAAAGTTTCAGAACCTGTGATGGTTACTTCGTCTTGAGGACGGTTGCAATGAACATCTCACACAAACAATTGCGAGCTGAACAAGAGATTAACGCTTTCAAAGAAGCGTTGGGCCCCTTTGTAGTGGCCGCAGAGACCGCGCGCATGGCGTTTGTTTTCACGAATGCGCTCGAGATCGGCCATCCGATCATCTTCGCGAACGACAGTTTCCTCAATCTTGTCGGCTACAAGCGCTATGAGGTGATCGGGGAACCGTTCGATTTCCTGATGAAGGCGACCTCGGACCCAGATGCGCGGGCGGCGGTCCGCGACCGCTTCGTGCAAAGCCTCGATACGCTCGATGTCGAGTTTCGGCGCGCGGACGGATGTCTCCTGTGGCTCGCCCTCAGCTTCAACCCGGTTCACGATCAACGCGGCGACGTGGTGCAGCATTGCGTGTCGTTCGTCGATCTCAGCGCGCAGATGAAGCGCATGCGGCGCGAGCGGATGGCGCTCCACATATTATACGAACATACGCCGGGCTTTATCGCGCTGACCGAGGGTCCGGATCATCGCTTCACCTTCGCCAACGCCGCCTATCACCGGCTGGTGGGCGCGCGGGACCTGATCGGACGACCCGTGGAGGAGGTGTTTCCCGAGCTGAAGGGGCAGGAGATATTCATGCAACTCGACGCCGTGTATCGGACGGGCGAGTCCTTTTCCGGCGCCGCGATGCCGATCCGCCTGCTGCGCGAGCCGGGCGCCGAGCCGGAGACCCGCTATCTGGATTTCATCTGCCAGCCGGTGCGCGAACTGGACGGCCAGATCGCCGGAATGTTCTGGGAGGGCCATGACGTTACCGAGCAGATGCGCGGTGCCGAGCAGATCGAAGTGCTTCAGGCAAAGCTGATCCATCTAGCGCGCGTGAGTGCGATGGGAACGATGGCGGGCACACTGGCGCACGAGTTGATGCAGCCGCTGGCCGCAATCTCGAACTATGCCTCGGCGTGCGATCAGCGGAACCGGTTGGAGGGTGGTAGCGAAAAACTGTCGCAGGACCTGGTCGAGATCGGCGAGAGCGCGCGCCGCGGCGGCGAGATCATCCGCCGACTGCGCGATATGACCATGCGACGCAGGGCGCGACGCGAACAATTCGACCTGAAGCAGGCGGTTCGCGAGTCGCTCCGGCTGGTCCGGGCCGGGACCGGGGCAGGGATAACGATCGAGGATCGGAGCCGGCCCCACATCATCCTCGAGGCCGATCGGATTCAGGTGCAGCAGGTGCTGATGAACCTCATCCGCAACGCGTGCGAAGCAGTCGCTGCGTTTTCGGGGAGAGTGCGCGTGACGACCTGTGTACGCGAAGGCGAAGTCATCATTTCGGTCACGGATAGCGGCAAGGGCGTTTCACCCAAGGCATCGAAGACGCTGTTCACCTGGGCAGAATCGTCGAAACCCCGTGGCATGGGCATGGGATTGTCGATCTGCCGCACGATCGTCGAGGCGCATGGCGGTAAGCTCTGGCTCGGCGATAGCCGGGGGGAGGGCGCGCGCTTCTCCTTCTCGTTGCCGGTACATGCGAGCAGCGGGCGCGCCACCCGCCAAGGCAGGGAGGCACTTGTGGAAGGTCCGCCTCGCTCTGCCGCGGATCCAATGAGCGGCGGCGCGATCCTGCGGAAGCGCTCGGCCGCCTAG
- a CDS encoding DUF6356 family protein translates to MIERHFLSHPRSVGESYAEHAVTAARFGFAMIVGGAACVVHAILPSLFARTASDTVKTLYGQMKARQPAFSQQRPAFQQPEWQIDYEI, encoded by the coding sequence ATGATCGAACGCCATTTCCTGTCCCACCCGCGAAGCGTCGGCGAAAGCTATGCCGAGCATGCCGTTACCGCCGCGCGCTTCGGCTTCGCGATGATCGTCGGCGGCGCCGCCTGCGTCGTCCATGCGATTCTGCCGTCGCTGTTCGCGCGCACCGCCAGCGATACCGTCAAGACGCTCTACGGGCAGATGAAGGCGCGCCAGCCTGCTTTCTCGCAGCAGCGCCCGGCGTTCCAGCAGCCCGAATGGCAGATCGACTACGAAATCTGA
- a CDS encoding FAD/NAD(P)-binding protein, with the protein MIEHVAIIGAGFSGTLQAINLLRHDGPRATLIERAPVAGTGLAYGAAHPSHVLNVRAANMSAFPDDPGHFVRWLEARGVADAPAAFIPRVTYGDYLRELLEAALRDPGGRLTLVRGEVTNLDFADKVIVRLADRTIQADAAVLAVGNLPPHDPPGLDPDKLSDRYKGDPWDASVPENLADDDTVLIVGTGLTMIDVVLLLDARGFRGRIVALSRRGLLPRPHAPTEAWDKIRERPATAASQLLQGVRTRGEAIGWRNAVDELRPFTQSMWGNASDTERGRFLRHLRPWWDVHRHRLAPEVHARLVAVIARGQLDVIAGKTLDVAEQAEGIHVQYRRRGSDAKETILAQRIVNCTGPLGDLARTQEPLLQKLVAQSMIRPDAAHLGIDVDNQGQTIAADGTPNANLYALGPMTRGAFWEIVAVPDIRNQTWNVARRLSNAHWVGGEGL; encoded by the coding sequence GTGATCGAGCATGTCGCCATCATCGGCGCAGGCTTTTCGGGCACGCTTCAGGCGATCAACCTGCTCCGTCACGATGGCCCGCGCGCAACGCTGATCGAGCGCGCGCCGGTGGCGGGCACCGGCCTGGCTTATGGCGCGGCGCATCCCAGCCATGTCCTCAACGTCCGCGCCGCCAACATGAGCGCATTTCCCGACGATCCCGGGCACTTCGTCCGCTGGCTCGAAGCGCGTGGCGTGGCCGATGCGCCTGCCGCCTTCATCCCGCGTGTCACCTATGGCGACTATCTGCGCGAACTGCTCGAGGCGGCGCTGCGTGATCCTGGCGGAAGACTGACGCTGGTGCGCGGCGAAGTCACCAATCTCGACTTCGCGGACAAGGTGATCGTCAGGCTCGCGGATCGCACGATCCAGGCCGACGCGGCGGTGCTCGCGGTGGGCAATCTGCCGCCGCACGATCCGCCCGGTCTCGATCCCGACAAGCTCTCGGATCGCTACAAGGGCGACCCGTGGGACGCGAGCGTGCCGGAGAATCTCGCGGACGACGACACCGTACTCATTGTCGGCACCGGCCTGACGATGATCGACGTCGTCCTGCTGCTCGACGCGCGCGGCTTTCGCGGGCGGATCGTGGCGCTGTCGCGGCGCGGGCTGCTTCCACGCCCTCACGCGCCGACCGAAGCCTGGGACAAGATCCGCGAACGGCCCGCGACGGCGGCCTCCCAACTCCTTCAAGGCGTCCGAACCCGCGGCGAAGCGATCGGCTGGCGCAACGCGGTCGACGAGCTGCGCCCCTTCACCCAATCGATGTGGGGCAATGCCAGCGACACCGAACGCGGCCGCTTCCTGCGCCATCTGCGCCCCTGGTGGGACGTGCATCGTCACCGCCTCGCCCCCGAGGTCCATGCGCGACTGGTGGCGGTGATCGCGCGTGGCCAGCTCGACGTCATCGCAGGTAAGACGCTCGACGTGGCCGAACAGGCAGAGGGCATCCACGTCCAGTATCGCCGCCGCGGCAGCGACGCGAAGGAGACAATCCTTGCCCAGCGCATCGTCAATTGCACCGGGCCGCTGGGCGACCTCGCCCGCACCCAAGAGCCGCTGCTGCAAAAGCTCGTCGCCCAGAGCATGATCCGCCCCGACGCCGCGCATCTCGGCATCGACGTGGACAATCAGGGCCAGACCATCGCCGCCGACGGCACCCCCAACGCCAATCTCTACGCGCTCGGCCCGATGACGCGCGGGGCCTTTTGGGAGATCGTCGCGGTGCCCGACATCCGCAACCAAACCTGGAACGTCGCGCGCCGCCTTTCCAATGCGCATTGGGTCGGCGGCGAGGGGCTCTAG
- the hppD gene encoding 4-hydroxyphenylpyruvate dioxygenase — MNDPANPLGLNGFEFVEFTSPDPEAMARQFEQLGFVPSHRHLSKNITRYKQGRINLMLNRDADGRVAQFRNEHGASASAMAFRVADPIAAMEWALEHGAKRTLEDDTVIEGIGGSYLYFIQDGIDLYADWAEIPGWQEAEAANNVGLDLLDHLTHNVRRGQMRVWSEFYKTLFGFKEQKYFDIKGQATGLFSQAMIAPDKAIRIPLNESQDDKSQIEEFIREYQGEGIQHLALTTDDIYDTVERLRARGVRLQDTIETYFELVDKRVPGHGEDLERLRKNRILIDGSVENGEGLLLQIFTENMFGPIFFEIIQRKGNEGFGNGNFQALFESIELDQIRRGVIKVDA; from the coding sequence ATGAACGATCCAGCAAATCCCCTCGGCCTGAACGGCTTCGAGTTCGTCGAATTCACCTCCCCCGATCCGGAGGCGATGGCGCGGCAGTTCGAGCAACTCGGCTTCGTGCCGTCGCACCGCCACCTCAGCAAGAACATCACCCGCTACAAGCAGGGCCGCATCAACCTGATGCTGAACCGCGATGCCGACGGTCGCGTCGCGCAGTTCCGCAACGAGCATGGCGCATCGGCCAGTGCAATGGCCTTCCGCGTCGCCGATCCCATCGCAGCGATGGAGTGGGCGCTCGAGCATGGTGCCAAGCGCACGCTCGAGGACGACACCGTCATCGAGGGAATCGGCGGTTCCTACCTCTATTTCATCCAGGACGGCATCGATCTCTATGCCGATTGGGCCGAAATCCCCGGCTGGCAGGAAGCCGAGGCGGCCAACAATGTCGGCCTCGATCTGCTCGATCACCTCACCCACAATGTCCGCCGCGGCCAGATGCGGGTCTGGTCGGAGTTCTACAAGACGCTGTTCGGTTTCAAGGAACAGAAATATTTCGATATCAAGGGCCAGGCGACCGGCCTGTTCAGCCAGGCGATGATCGCGCCCGACAAGGCGATCCGCATCCCCCTGAACGAGAGCCAGGACGACAAGAGCCAGATCGAGGAATTCATCCGCGAATATCAGGGCGAGGGCATCCAGCATCTCGCGCTGACCACGGACGATATCTACGACACCGTCGAACGCCTCCGCGCGCGCGGCGTCCGCCTGCAGGATACGATCGAAACCTATTTCGAGCTCGTCGACAAGCGCGTGCCCGGCCATGGCGAGGATCTGGAACGACTGCGCAAGAACCGGATCCTCATCGACGGCAGCGTCGAGAATGGCGAAGGCCTGCTGCTCCAGATCTTCACCGAGAATATGTTCGGCCCGATCTTCTTCGAGATCATCCAGCGCAAGGGCAATGAAGGCTTCGGCAACGGCAATTTCCAGGCGCTGTTCGAGAGCATCGAGCTGGACCAGATCCGCCGCGGCGTGATCAAGGTCGACGCTTGA
- the hmgA gene encoding homogentisate 1,2-dioxygenase has protein sequence MTDYFPGFGNHVSTEAVPGALPVGRNSPQKPAFGLYAEQLSGTAFTAPRHENRRSWLYRLRPTAEHPPFVAYEGASRFIAGTIDAPLPPNRLRWDPIADAAAGTDLIDGMTTMLVNRDPADLEGVAVHLYAASRDMDSRIFANSDGEMLLIPQAGRLQLLTELGRIDVAPGQIALIPRGVRFRALLPDGAGRGYVAENHGALFRLPDLGPIGANGLANPRDFETPAAWFEDSDSPFELIQKYMGSLWTTQLDHSPLDVVAWHGNLAPWRYDLARFNTINTVSFDHPDPSIFTVLTSPSDVPGRANADFVIFPPRWMVGEDTFRPPWFHRNVMSEAMGLIDGAYDAKAEGFAPGGLSLHNLMAGHGPDLATWQSASNAELKPHKIEGTMAFMVESCWAYRPTRYALEHSQPDYDAAWKGFPKAQLP, from the coding sequence ATGACCGATTATTTCCCCGGCTTCGGCAACCATGTCTCGACCGAAGCCGTGCCGGGCGCGCTCCCGGTTGGGCGCAACTCTCCGCAGAAGCCCGCCTTCGGCCTTTATGCCGAGCAGCTCAGCGGCACGGCGTTCACCGCGCCGCGCCACGAGAATCGCCGCTCCTGGCTTTATCGCCTGCGCCCCACCGCCGAACATCCCCCCTTCGTCGCGTATGAAGGGGCAAGCCGCTTCATCGCCGGCACGATTGACGCCCCCCTACCCCCCAATCGCCTGCGCTGGGACCCGATCGCCGATGCCGCAGCCGGGACCGATCTGATCGACGGCATGACGACGATGCTCGTCAACCGCGACCCAGCCGACCTCGAAGGCGTCGCCGTGCATCTCTACGCGGCCAGCCGCGACATGGATTCCCGCATCTTCGCCAATTCGGACGGCGAAATGCTGTTGATCCCCCAGGCCGGCCGGCTGCAACTGCTCACCGAGCTGGGCCGGATCGACGTGGCCCCCGGCCAGATCGCGCTCATCCCCCGCGGCGTCCGCTTCCGCGCGCTGCTGCCCGATGGCGCGGGGCGCGGTTATGTCGCCGAGAATCACGGCGCGCTCTTCCGCCTGCCCGATCTCGGCCCGATCGGCGCCAACGGCCTCGCCAACCCGCGCGACTTCGAGACGCCGGCCGCCTGGTTCGAGGATAGCGATTCCCCGTTCGAGCTGATCCAGAAATATATGGGCAGCCTGTGGACCACCCAACTCGACCACAGCCCGCTCGACGTCGTCGCCTGGCATGGCAATCTTGCCCCGTGGCGCTATGATCTGGCGCGGTTCAACACGATCAACACGGTCAGCTTCGATCATCCCGATCCGTCGATCTTCACCGTGCTGACCTCGCCCAGCGACGTCCCCGGCCGTGCCAATGCCGATTTCGTGATCTTCCCGCCGCGCTGGATGGTCGGCGAAGACACGTTCCGCCCGCCCTGGTTCCATCGCAACGTGATGAGCGAGGCGATGGGGCTGATCGACGGCGCCTATGACGCCAAGGCCGAGGGCTTCGCGCCGGGTGGGCTCAGCCTCCACAATCTTATGGCGGGCCACGGGCCCGATCTGGCGACGTGGCAAAGCGCGTCAAACGCCGAGCTGAAGCCGCACAAGATCGAAGGCACGATGGCGTTCATGGTCGAGAGCTGCTGGGCCTATCGCCCGACCCGCTACGCGCTCGAGCATAGCCAGCCCGATTACGACGCTGCCTGGAAGGGCTTCCCCAAGGCGCAATTGCCGTGA
- a CDS encoding Rieske (2Fe-2S) protein, whose amino-acid sequence MERLTTTPPNVTLGPLDLVVDGRARGFVLEMRAGRFHGFVVRQGEQVHGYVDRCPHMGLPLARDLDEYVTPNGDLLMCSWHGAMFRIDDGYCVGGPCGGASLSPWPIAVRDGMIVTA is encoded by the coding sequence ATGGAACGCCTGACCACGACGCCCCCAAACGTCACGCTCGGCCCGCTCGACCTCGTCGTCGACGGCCGCGCGCGCGGATTCGTGCTCGAAATGCGCGCAGGCCGCTTTCACGGCTTCGTCGTCCGCCAGGGCGAGCAGGTCCATGGTTATGTCGATCGCTGCCCGCATATGGGCCTACCCCTCGCGCGCGATCTCGACGAATATGTCACTCCGAACGGCGATTTGCTGATGTGCTCCTGGCACGGCGCGATGTTTCGGATCGACGATGGCTATTGCGTGGGTGGCCCCTGCGGAGGGGCTTCGCTAAGCCCCTGGCCGATCGCGGTACGCGACGGGATGATCGTGACCGCCTGA
- a CDS encoding isovaleryl-CoA dehydrogenase, with the protein MDQNLDFGLGENADMIRETTQRFAKEQIEPLAARIDAEDWFPLELWPAMGELGLHGITVAEEDGGLGLGYLEHVIACEEVSRASASIGLSYGAHSNLCVNQISRWGNPEQKAKYLPKLISGEHVGSLAMSEAGAGSDVVSMKLRAEKTANGYRLNGTKFWITNAAYADTLVVYAKTGDGSRGITTFLIEKDMPGFSIGQKIDKMGMRGSPTAELVFDDCEVSDENVMGPLNGGVGVLMSGLDYERTVLAGIQLGIMQACLDVVLPYLRERKQFGQPIGAFQLMQAKVADMYVALNSARAYVYTVAKNCDAGRTTRFDAAGAILLASENAVKVSLEAIQALGGAGYTKDWPVERFARDAKLLDIGAGTNEIRRMLIGRELIGA; encoded by the coding sequence ATGGACCAGAATCTGGATTTCGGGCTCGGCGAAAACGCCGACATGATCCGCGAGACGACGCAGCGCTTCGCCAAGGAGCAGATCGAGCCCCTCGCCGCGCGCATCGACGCCGAGGACTGGTTCCCGCTCGAACTCTGGCCGGCGATGGGCGAGCTCGGGCTGCATGGCATCACCGTCGCCGAGGAAGATGGCGGCCTCGGGCTCGGCTATCTCGAACATGTCATCGCCTGCGAGGAGGTCTCGCGCGCGTCGGCCTCGATCGGCCTGAGCTACGGCGCGCATTCGAATCTGTGCGTCAACCAGATCAGCCGCTGGGGAAATCCGGAACAGAAGGCCAAATATCTGCCCAAGCTGATTTCCGGCGAGCATGTCGGCAGCCTGGCGATGTCGGAGGCGGGCGCCGGCTCGGACGTCGTCAGCATGAAGCTCCGCGCCGAGAAGACCGCCAACGGCTATCGCCTCAACGGCACCAAATTCTGGATCACCAACGCGGCCTATGCCGATACGCTGGTGGTCTACGCCAAGACCGGAGACGGCAGCCGCGGCATCACAACCTTCCTGATCGAGAAGGACATGCCGGGCTTCTCGATCGGCCAGAAGATCGACAAGATGGGCATGCGCGGCTCGCCCACCGCCGAACTGGTCTTCGACGATTGCGAAGTGTCCGACGAGAATGTCATGGGTCCGCTAAACGGCGGCGTCGGCGTGCTGATGTCCGGCCTTGATTATGAGCGCACCGTCCTCGCGGGAATCCAGCTCGGCATCATGCAGGCCTGCCTCGACGTGGTCCTCCCCTATCTGCGCGAGCGCAAGCAGTTCGGCCAGCCGATCGGCGCCTTCCAGCTGATGCAGGCCAAGGTTGCCGACATGTATGTCGCGCTCAATTCCGCGCGGGCCTATGTCTACACGGTCGCCAAGAATTGCGACGCGGGCCGCACCACCCGCTTCGACGCCGCGGGCGCGATCCTGCTGGCGTCTGAAAATGCCGTGAAGGTTTCGCTCGAGGCGATCCAGGCGCTGGGCGGTGCCGGCTATACCAAGGACTGGCCGGTCGAACGCTTCGCCCGCGACGCCAAACTGCTCGATATCGGCGCGGGGACCAACGAGATCCGCCGCATGCTGATCGGGCGCGAGCTGATCGGGGCATAG